GCAGTGCCGCGATCCCAAAGCGCTAAGCCATGTGCTCAGCAATCTGAATACCATGGTGGTGAAAGAAGTCCACGGCGCCGGAGGATACGGCATGCTGGTTGGCCCGCGAGCGACCCGTCAGGAGATCGACGATTTCCGCCAGCGCCTGTTGACGAATCCGCACAATTACATCGCCCAGGAAACGCTGGCGTTGTCCACCTGCCCGACCTTCGTGGAAGACGGACTGGCTCCCCGCCATATCGATCTGCGCCCGTTCGCGCTGTCAGGAGAAGAGATCCGCCTGATACCCGGCGGTTTAACCCGCGTCGCATTAACGGAAGGTTCATTGGTGGTCAACTCATCGCAAGGCGGTGGCACCAAAGATACCTGGGTCATGGAGGAGGATGAATAATGTTAAGCCGCACAGCCAGTGAATTGTATTGGATGGCCCGCTATCTGGAGCGGGCGGAAAGCCTCGCCCGCGTTCTGGACGTGACTTACAAACTGTCCATGATGCCGCGCCACAGCCAACAGTTGCGCGATTTGGCGTTGCCGTTGAACCTGACCTATACGCATGAGTTGTTCCAGGAGCGTTACGCCCGCTTCTCCATGAACAACCTGCTGAACTTCTTTGCGCTGGACAGCCAGAACCCCAGCAGTATCTATAACTGCATCGAGATGGCCTGGAACAACGCCCACGCGGTGCGCGGCAGCCTCTCTTCAGAAGTCTGGGAATGCATTAACACCACCCGTATTGATATCCGTAACCTGCGCGGTCAGGGCGTGGATAAAATCGGTATCGATGCTTTTTTCGATTGGGTCAAAGAGCGCGCCCACCTGTTCCGGGGGGCGATGTTCGGCACCCTGCTGCGCGGCGATGCGCAAAGTTTTATTCGCCTTGGCACGCTGATCGAACGCGCCGACGCCACCGCGCAGTTACTCAACCTGAAAACGCAGCAGTTGAATAGCGATCCGGATCCGGTGCGCGAATATTACCGGCTGGATACGCTGCTGCGGGCGGTCAGCGCCAGAGAAGCCTACCATAGTATCTATCGCCAGCCGATCAGCCGGGAAACCGTGACGGAACTGCTGGTGCTGCGCGCGGATGTCCCCCGTTCGCTGCACGCCTGTATGGACGATCTGGTGCAACAGTTGGAGGCGATTGGCAGTCAGCGGGCCAAGGTTCCCCAACGGCTGGCCCATCTTCTGCACGTGGAGCTACGATTCAGCACGCTTGACGACATCATGGAGGAAGGGCTTGATACCTATCTGAATCACTTCCTAAGTAAAATCAATGAGCTGGCTGACAGTATCCGTCACACCTATCTGGAGGCGCTATGAAACTTACCATTAATCACCTGACGCATTATCGCTATGATGAGGAAGTGAAATTCAGCACCCAGTATCTGCGTTTGACGCCGCAAAGTTCAGCCCGCCAGCAGATTCACGAATGGAAACTGACGCTGCCCGCCTCGGCCGTCGCCACCAGCGATGCTTACGGCAATGTCCTGCACGTGCTGACGCTTGATGTTCCACACCGCGACATCACTATTCACGCTCAAGGCGTGGTGGAAATCGCCGATAACGCAGAGGAGCCTTACTACGGCGGCGAAACGAACACGCTGTCGCCGCTGGTATTCCTGCGCACCACGCCGCTGACAGAAGCCGATGGCAATATCCGCGCGTTTGCAAAGCATTATTACCGGCCTCAGGCGACCGAAGAAAGCCTGGTCGATCTGATGACGGAATTACGGTTGAAAATGCCGTATACTCCCGGCGCCACGCAGGTGCAGGACACCGCGGCGGAAGCGTTTTCCATGCAAAAAGGGGTTTGTCAGGATCATACCCACGTTTTTCTAGCCTGCTGCCGTAGCCTGAATATCCCGGCCCGCTATGCCAGCGGCTATGTCTACAGCGAGGATACGCAGCATGTGGCCATGCACGCCTGGGCGGAAGCCTGGTTGGACGATCGCTGGCAAGGCTTTGATATTACGAATAATACTTGTCAGCTCAATCAGCATTTGCTGTTAGCGGTCGGTATGGATTATCTTGATGCCTGCCCGGTGCGCGGCACGCGGCTTGGCGGCGGGTGCGAAGAGATGTTTTCGGAGGCTGAAGTCCGCCTGTTTGAAAAGCAGCAGCAGGTACAACAGCAACAGTGAATTTTTAACAAGAAGGTACTTATGACGTACTGTGTGGCCATGCGTCTGTCTGACGGTTTAGTGTTTGCTTCGGATTCCCGCACCAATGCGGGCGTTGATCATATCTCGACGTTCAAAAAACTTCATGTTTTCCATGATGATCAACATGTTCTGGTGATCCAGTCCGCCGGCAATCTGGCCACAACGCAAAGTATCATCAGCCTGCTTAGCGCCCGTATCGAGGCGCAGGAAACGCCAAACTTATTGCAGACGGGCTCAATGTACGATGCCGCCATGCTGTTGGGGGAAACGATACGTGAAGTCATCTACCGCGACAGCCAGTCCCAGCAGAGCGGCAGCAACACCAATTTCGGCTGCAATATGATCCTTGGCGGCCAAATCAACGGTGAAGCCCCTCGGCTGTTCCATATTTATCCCGAAGGCAACTTCATCGAAGCCACCAGCGACACCCCCTATTTCCAAATCGGCGAAAGCAAGTACGGTAAACCGATTATCGATCGGGTGCTGAGCATGGACACGCCGCTCGAACAGGCCATGTGCTGCGCGCTGATCTCCATTGATTCCACCCTGCGCAGCAACCTGTCCGTCGGGCTGCCGCTGGACGTAATGATTTACCGCGCCGGCAGCTTTGACGTCAGTGAACAACGGCGCATCACCGAAAGAGACGACTACTTCATCAACATCCGCAGAGCATGGTCGGAAGGACTGCTGAATACCTTTCGCCAGTTGCCGCCTTTTCCCGGCTGACGAACCCGCCTTCTTTCCGCGGTTATGCGCCGGTTGCCATCGCTTCTTGCAGCCAGCCGCGGCGCATTTCCGGCACCGCGTCCAGAAGCCGCTGCGTATAGTCATCCAGCGGCGGCGTCAGCGTTTGCGTCACTGCGCCCTGACGGATAATGCGCCCATGCCGCAACACCGCCACGCTATCCGCTACCTCGCGCACGACGTGTAAATCGTGGGTGATAAACAGATAGGATACGCCAGTTTTCTGCTGGATGGCGCGCAGCAGAGCCAGTACCTCGCGGGCGACCAGGGGATCGAGCGCCGAGGTCGGTTCATCGCAGACAATAAGCTCAGGCTCAGCGGCCAGCGCGCGCGCAATACACACTCTCTGCTTCTGTCCGCCGGAAAGCGATGTCGGGTAACGTTCAGCCACCGGGGTCGGCAGCCCCACCTGATGCAACAATTCCCGCACCCGCGCTTTACGCTGCGCTGCCGGTAAATCCGTCAGGCATACGATAGTGCGCTCAATTTGCACGCCCACGGTTAACCGCGGGTTGAGGGCCATATCAGGATGTTGATGGATCATCTGCACCGACTGCAACTGACGGCGGGCACGCTTTGCCAGATGCGGCGGCAGGCATTCGCCTTTCAGCCAAATCTCACCGGTGTAGGACGGTAACAGCCCGCAGACCGCACGCCCCAGCGTTGATTTTCCCGATCCGGATTCGCCAATTATCGCCAGCGTCCGGCCACGGGGCAGTTGCAGGCCGATATCCAGCAACACAGGCTGACGCTGAAAACATACGCTCAGCGCCCGGATATCCAGCAGAATGTCGGTCTGCGGCGGTAAAGGCGTTTTCTGCCGTCCCCGCGACTGCAACAGTTGAGCGGTATACGCCTGCGCAGGCTGCGACAATATCTGCTCCGTCGATCCTGTTTCCACCTGACGCCCGTTGCGCAACACCATTATCCTATCGCTGAGCTGAGCGACAACGGCCAGATCGTGACTGATATACAGCGCCGCGACGCCGGTCAGCCGGATAACGTCGTCGATCGCCTTCAATACCTCCAACTGAGTGGTAACATCCAGCGCCGTCGTCGGCTCATCAAAAATGATCAGATCGGGTTCGGCGCAGATCGCCATCGCGATCATCGCCCGCTGGAGCTGTCCTCCCGATACCTGATGGGGATAACGATGAAAGAATGTTGCCGGTTCCGGCAAAGCGAGCTGGTTAAACAGCGTCAACGCCCGTTCGGTCGCCTGCTGGCGTGACAGCGCCCGGTGGCGCACCGCGGCCTCGATGACCTGATCGCCGATGCAGAGAGCCGGATTAAACGCGGCGCTGGCGGATTGAGCGACATAGGCAATGCGCCGGCCGCGTATCTTGCGTAGCTGCCTTTCAGACATGGCGGCCAAATCCGCCCCTTGAAACCAGATTTGTCCCTGCCGGATATGCATTCCATGACGGCAGTGACCGAGAATAGCCTGCCCGATGGTGGATTTTCCCGCCCCCGACTCGCCGATCAGCCCCAGAACCTCACCTTTATGCAGGCTGAAAGAGATATCGTCCACCAAGGTCCGATCGCCCGCCTCCACCCGGAGTCGCTCAACATGCAGTAACTCAGCCACGTTTGCCTCCGGCCCAGCCACGCTCGTTACGACTCAGTATCCAGTCCGCCACTACGTTCAGCGATAGCGCCAGCAAGGCGATAGCCACCCCGGGAACCAGCGCGGCCCAGACACCGAACAGGATCCCGTCTTTATTATCCCGCGCCAGACCGCCCCAGTCCGCCGTCGGCGGCTGGATCCCCATGCCAAGAAACGACAGCGAGGAGAGAAACAGCAGAATAAAGATAAAACGCATGGCGAACTCCGCCACCAGCGTGATCGCTGCGTTGGGCAGGATTTCACGCCACAGGATCCAGCGCATTGACTCCCCGCGCATTCTCGCCGCTTCAATAAACTCCTGGGTGGCGATATCCACCGCCAGCGACCGAGCGACGCGCAACACGCGCGTCGCTTCGAGTACGCCCAATACCAGGATAATGATCGGCGTATTTTTCGGCAGCAGCGCCAATACCACCAGCGCGAAAATCAACGTGGGGATGGCCATCAATACATCGTTTATGCGGGAAATCAGTTGATCCACCCAGCCGCCGCAAACGCCGGCCAGAAATCCCAGGCCGGTTCCCAGCACAAACGCCAGCAGCGCCGCCAGCGCCGTGACCGCCAGCGAGGTACGGGTGCCCCAAATCAGGCGGGAAAACAGATCCCGTCCCAGATTATCAGTGCCTAGCCACAGGTTATCCGTCGGTCCCAGCCAGGCTCCGCCAACCACCTGATCAGCCGGATAAGGCGCCAGCCAGGGAGCCAGAAGAGCGACTAAAATAAACAGGCTCAGTCCCAACAGGCCGAGCACAACGGAAGGTTTTAACGCAGGCATTCAGTGTGATTCCCTTTCTGTAGGCATGCCGTCTCTCATTATTTTCATCGGTTTATTGTTGCCGGCATCAGCGGGCATGGCGCAGACGCGGATTCGCCATCAGCGCAATCACGTCCGCCAGCAGGTTAAGCAGGATATAAATTGCCGCCAGCACCAGCGCGCAGCCCTGAATCACCGGCATATCCCGCTTGCTGATGCTATCAACCATATATTGCCCCAGCCCCGGATAGACAAACACGTTTTCCACAATCACGACGCCCACCATCAGGTAAGCCAGATTCAGCACAATCACGTTAATGATGGGTCCCCAGGCATTCGGCAGGACATGGCGCAGTAAAATAGCGGAGGGCGAGATACCTTTCAGCAACGCCGTGTCCACATAAGCCGCGCGCTGGGCATTGATGAGCGCGGCGCGGGTCATGTTGCTCATGTGGCCCAGCACGGCCAGCAACAGCGTCATGACGGGCAGCGCCACCGCCGTCAGCCGTGACGCCAGCGGCATGCCGTCACTGACGCTGCTATTGCTGGGTAGCCAGAACAGGGTGATGGAGAAAATCAGGATAAGAAGATAGCCAGAAAAAAACTCCGGTAGCGCCACCGCCGTGCGGGTAAACATATTCAGCAGTTGATCCAGCCAGCTCCCCTGATAGCGCACGGAAATGAAACCAATCAGCAGCGCCAGCGGCACCGCAATCGCCGCCGTACATCCCGCCAGAAACAGCGTATTTTCCAGCCGGTAAGCCAGCACCGGCGCAATACTCTGACGGCTGGTAAAGCTCTGTCCGAAATCGCCGCGCAGCACGCCGCCCAACCAGGAGAGATAACGCGACATTGCCGGCTGATCCAACCCTAACTGTAGATTCAGCGCCTTCACGGCTTCCGGCGTCGCGGACTGTCCTAAAATTGCCGTGGCCGGGTTGCCCGGCAACAGTTGAATGCCGGAAAAAATCAGCACCGAAACCACGGCCAGCATCACTACTCCCGCCAGCAGACGATGGGACACCATCAACAACAGCGGAGAACGGGCAATCCTCCCGTTACGGGAGATAACCCTGTCGCGTAAACTCACGTTACCATTACCTGTGATTAGCTAAGCCATACCTTTTCAGCGGCGCGATTGCCGCTAAGCGGGAAACCCGGGATAGCATGAAAACCTTTGACCTTATTGTTGCATGCATCCAGCGTATCCGCATACAGCGGAATGATCTCGCTGCCTTTATCCACCAGCATCAGCTGAATATCATGATAAATCTGGCGGCGCCGATCTTCATTCGGCTCGCCCCGGGCCGCCTGCACCAACTGGTCGAATGCCGATTCATGCCAGAGCGACTCGTTCCACGGCGCCTGGCTGGTAAAGACCAGAGACAGCAACGCATCCGCCGTCGGCCGCATCGACCAGTTGGAAGACACAAAGGGTTTCTTCATCCACACGTTATCCCAGAAGGCGTCATCCGGCACGCGCTCCACCGTCAGCGGAATGCCGGCCCGCTGAGCGGATGCCTGATAAAGCTGGCCGGCGTCCACCGCGCCGGGGAAACCGGCATCCGCGACCGACAAAACCAGCGGACCGCTGAAACCGGCTTTTTGCCAATGCCATTTGGCCTTGTCCGGATCGTAAGGGCGTTGCGGAATATCTTTGGCGAAATAACGATTTGACGGGAAGATCGGGTTATCGTTGGCGATACTGCCATAACCACCCAGCACGGTATCGACGATCTGCTGGCGGTCGATGGCGTATTTCAACGCCAGGCGGCCATCAAGCGAATTGAACGGCGCCACATTGCCCAGGCCGGGGAAGGTAAAAATAAAACCGTCGCGCGAACGCAAGAGTTGCAGGTTCGGCATCGTTTCAATCCGGCTGACAATGCGCGGATTGACGCGGTTGATGATATGCGCCGAACCGCTCACCAGCGCGGCAACGCGGGCGGTAGCGTCGTTCATCGCCAGCGTTTCCACGGAATCCACATGACCGCGCGCGCTGTTCCAGTGATTCGGATTGCGTTTCACCAGCGTACGTACGCCCGGCTGGAAGTTCTCCAGAATAAACGCTCCGGTGCCGATGCCTTTATCGAAGGATTCATTTTCCGGCGTAATGGCGAAGTGGACGTCGCTCAGCAGCGAGATAAACTCCACATTGGGTTCGCTCAGGCGGATCGTGACTTCATGGGTATCGGTCGCTTCCAACGACGTCACCGGCTCCAGATAGCCTTTCACCGATGAGCTCGAACTTTCGCCACGATGATGATTCAGCGAGTAGACCACATCCTTGGCCGTCAGGGTACGTCCATCGTGGAACTCCACGCCGGAGCGGAGAGTGATCACCCAGGTGCGGCCGCCCTCGGCGCTGGACCAGGACTCCGCCAACGACGGGATCAGATCGCCTTGTTCGTCCAGCTCAACCAGGTTATTAAACAGTTGGGAACCGACGAAGTACATATAGGTTTCAAACCAGAAAGCCGGATCCAGCCGATCGGTGCTGGAAGCGTTATCCACCCCGATGATCAAATGTCCGCCTTTCTTCGGCGTCTCATCGCTCTGTGCGCCCCAGGCTTGTCCCAACGGCCAGCCCGCAGTCGCGGCTGCGACGGAAACCGCGCAGGCTCCCTTGATAAAATGGCGGCGATTCATAATGGTATTTTCCCCTCGTTATCCCTCTTGGGCGATAAAAGTTCTTGTTGTTATCCTAAACAGCCTGCGTGTTTACAATGGATTTATGTTTAAGACCGGCACGGCGGCAATTACCGCCAGCCGGACAATATGTTCAGGTCAATACCACATCAGCCGCCATTCAAAATCAGCGCGTTCGCCCCCATGGCGATTACCTGCGGAATAACCCCAAAGTGCTGTCACATTACTGAAAACCATTTTGGATGTCTAGATATCTTGATAGCCAAATAATCGAAATGTATTGCCATATCGGATCCAATAAATTCCCGCCGTATCCTGTCCCATTTGATGGTGAAATTTTGTTCAAGTATGAATTATCTCCGACATTCGATTTTCTTTGTTCTACATCAAAAAAATGGCGATACCTTGGCACCAAATTCAATATATAGTGTCTATCATATAAACATGAACTATATGTAGTGCTTATCCACAATCTCATCCACAGCCCCCCGCAGCCCTTATCCGCTGCGGTATTTGCCTGTGGATAACGTCAACAGAGGAACAGATCGTGAAACCAGTAGTGATTAAACGGGATGGCTGCCAGGTACCTTTTGATGAAGTACGCATCAAAGAGGCCGTAGAGCGAGCGGCACAAGCCGCTGGTATCGACGATTCTGATTACTGCGCTACGGTTGCCGCGGCGGTCGCGCAACAAATGCAGGATAAACGGCGCGTCGATATTCGTGATATCCAGGATGCGGTCGAAAATCTGTTGATGTCCGGTAAATACAAACAGCTGGCGCGTACCTATATAGAGTATCGCCACGATCGGGATATCGCGCGTGAGCGCCACGGCCGTCTGAATCAGGAAATCCGCGGGCTGGTGGAACAGAGCAACATGGCTTTGCTGAACGAAAACGCCAACAAAGACAGTAAAGTCATTCCTACCCAGCGCGATCTGTTAGCCGGTATCGTCGCTAAGCACTATGCCAAACAGTACATTTTACCGCGCGATGTCGTGCTCGCCCATGAACGTGGCGAGATCCATTATCACGACCTTGACTACTCCCCTTTCTTCCCGATGTTTAACTGCATGCTGATTGACCTCGGCGGTATGCTGACCAAGGGATTCAAAATGGGTAACGCGGAAATCGAACCGCCAAAATCGATTTCCACCGCCACTGCCGTTACCGCGCAGATCATTGCCCAGGTCGCCAGCCATATTTACGGCGGCACGACGATTAATCGCATCGATGAAATTCTGGCCCCGTTTGTCGCCGCCAGCCATAAAAAACATCAGGCCGTGGCGGAAGAATGGAATATTCCTCAAGCCGAAGAGTACGCCCGCACCCGGACGGTAAAAGAGTGTTACGACGCCTTCCAGTCGTTGGAATACGAGGTAAACACGCTGCATACCGCCAACGGCCAGACCCCCTTCGTCACCTTCGGCTTTGGATTAGGCACCAGTTGGGAATCCCGGCTGATCCAGGAATCCATTCTGCGCAACCGCATCGCCGGACTGGGTAAAAATCACAAAACGGCGGTTTTCCCCAAACTGGTGTTTGCCATTCGCGACGGGCTGAACCGCAAACCCGGCGATCCGAATTACAGCATCAAACAGTTGGCGCTGGAATGCGCCAGCAAGCGTATGTATCCCGATATCCTGAATTACGATCGGGTGGTTGAAGTCACCGGCTCCTTCAAAACGCCGATGGGCTGCCGCAGCTTCCTTGGCGTTTATGAAGAAGACGGCAAACAAATCCACGATGGCCGCAACAACCTGGGCGTAATCAGTTTGAATCTGCCGCGCATCGCGTTGGAAGCCAACGGGGATGAAACCCGATTCTGGGCGTTGCTCGACCAGCGTTTAGCGTTGGCGAAAAAGGCGCTGATGACGCGTATTGCCCGACTGGAAAATGTGAAAGCCCGCGTCGCTCCTATTTTATATATGGAAGGCGCCTGCGGCGTGCGTTTAAAAGCCGACGACAGCGTGGCGGAGATCTTCAAAAACGGACGTGCTTCCATTTCACTGGGCTATATCGGGATTCATGAAACCATCAATGCGCTGTTCGGCAATGAAGTGCATGTATTCGACAATGAAACGCTGCGCGAAAAAGCCGTGGCTATCGTCGCCCACCTGAAAAAAGCCACCGATCGCTGGAAAGAAGAAACCGGCTACGGTTTCAGCCTGTACAGCACGCCGAGCGAAAACCTGTGCGACCGCTTCTGCCGCTTAGACACCGCTGAATTCGGCGTAGTCAAGGGCGTAACGGACAAGGGTTACTACACCAATAGCTTCCACCTGGACGTTGAGAAAAAAGTAAACCCGTACGAAAAAATCGACTTTGAAGCACCTTATCCTCATTTGGCTAACGGCGGCTTCATTTGCTACGGCGAATATCCGAATCTGCAACATAACCTGAAGGCGCTGGAAGACGTTTGGGATTACAGCTA
This window of the Brenneria goodwinii genome carries:
- a CDS encoding transglutaminase family protein, producing the protein MKLTINHLTHYRYDEEVKFSTQYLRLTPQSSARQQIHEWKLTLPASAVATSDAYGNVLHVLTLDVPHRDITIHAQGVVEIADNAEEPYYGGETNTLSPLVFLRTTPLTEADGNIRAFAKHYYRPQATEESLVDLMTELRLKMPYTPGATQVQDTAAEAFSMQKGVCQDHTHVFLACCRSLNIPARYASGYVYSEDTQHVAMHAWAEAWLDDRWQGFDITNNTCQLNQHLLLAVGMDYLDACPVRGTRLGGGCEEMFSEAEVRLFEKQQQVQQQQ
- a CDS encoding ABC transporter substrate-binding protein — protein: MNRRHFIKGACAVSVAAATAGWPLGQAWGAQSDETPKKGGHLIIGVDNASSTDRLDPAFWFETYMYFVGSQLFNNLVELDEQGDLIPSLAESWSSAEGGRTWVITLRSGVEFHDGRTLTAKDVVYSLNHHRGESSSSSVKGYLEPVTSLEATDTHEVTIRLSEPNVEFISLLSDVHFAITPENESFDKGIGTGAFILENFQPGVRTLVKRNPNHWNSARGHVDSVETLAMNDATARVAALVSGSAHIINRVNPRIVSRIETMPNLQLLRSRDGFIFTFPGLGNVAPFNSLDGRLALKYAIDRQQIVDTVLGGYGSIANDNPIFPSNRYFAKDIPQRPYDPDKAKWHWQKAGFSGPLVLSVADAGFPGAVDAGQLYQASAQRAGIPLTVERVPDDAFWDNVWMKKPFVSSNWSMRPTADALLSLVFTSQAPWNESLWHESAFDQLVQAARGEPNEDRRRQIYHDIQLMLVDKGSEIIPLYADTLDACNNKVKGFHAIPGFPLSGNRAAEKVWLS
- a CDS encoding proteasome-type protease, which encodes MTYCVAMRLSDGLVFASDSRTNAGVDHISTFKKLHVFHDDQHVLVIQSAGNLATTQSIISLLSARIEAQETPNLLQTGSMYDAAMLLGETIREVIYRDSQSQQSGSNTNFGCNMILGGQINGEAPRLFHIYPEGNFIEATSDTPYFQIGESKYGKPIIDRVLSMDTPLEQAMCCALISIDSTLRSNLSVGLPLDVMIYRAGSFDVSEQRRITERDDYFINIRRAWSEGLLNTFRQLPPFPG
- a CDS encoding alpha-E domain-containing protein; amino-acid sequence: MLSRTASELYWMARYLERAESLARVLDVTYKLSMMPRHSQQLRDLALPLNLTYTHELFQERYARFSMNNLLNFFALDSQNPSSIYNCIEMAWNNAHAVRGSLSSEVWECINTTRIDIRNLRGQGVDKIGIDAFFDWVKERAHLFRGAMFGTLLRGDAQSFIRLGTLIERADATAQLLNLKTQQLNSDPDPVREYYRLDTLLRAVSAREAYHSIYRQPISRETVTELLVLRADVPRSLHACMDDLVQQLEAIGSQRAKVPQRLAHLLHVELRFSTLDDIMEEGLDTYLNHFLSKINELADSIRHTYLEAL
- a CDS encoding ABC transporter permease, which gives rise to MVSHRLLAGVVMLAVVSVLIFSGIQLLPGNPATAILGQSATPEAVKALNLQLGLDQPAMSRYLSWLGGVLRGDFGQSFTSRQSIAPVLAYRLENTLFLAGCTAAIAVPLALLIGFISVRYQGSWLDQLLNMFTRTAVALPEFFSGYLLILIFSITLFWLPSNSSVSDGMPLASRLTAVALPVMTLLLAVLGHMSNMTRAALINAQRAAYVDTALLKGISPSAILLRHVLPNAWGPIINVIVLNLAYLMVGVVIVENVFVYPGLGQYMVDSISKRDMPVIQGCALVLAAIYILLNLLADVIALMANPRLRHAR
- a CDS encoding ABC transporter ATP-binding protein, with the protein product MAELLHVERLRVEAGDRTLVDDISFSLHKGEVLGLIGESGAGKSTIGQAILGHCRHGMHIRQGQIWFQGADLAAMSERQLRKIRGRRIAYVAQSASAAFNPALCIGDQVIEAAVRHRALSRQQATERALTLFNQLALPEPATFFHRYPHQVSGGQLQRAMIAMAICAEPDLIIFDEPTTALDVTTQLEVLKAIDDVIRLTGVAALYISHDLAVVAQLSDRIMVLRNGRQVETGSTEQILSQPAQAYTAQLLQSRGRQKTPLPPQTDILLDIRALSVCFQRQPVLLDIGLQLPRGRTLAIIGESGSGKSTLGRAVCGLLPSYTGEIWLKGECLPPHLAKRARRQLQSVQMIHQHPDMALNPRLTVGVQIERTIVCLTDLPAAQRKARVRELLHQVGLPTPVAERYPTSLSGGQKQRVCIARALAAEPELIVCDEPTSALDPLVAREVLALLRAIQQKTGVSYLFITHDLHVVREVADSVAVLRHGRIIRQGAVTQTLTPPLDDYTQRLLDAVPEMRRGWLQEAMATGA
- a CDS encoding ABC transporter permease; this encodes MPALKPSVVLGLLGLSLFILVALLAPWLAPYPADQVVGGAWLGPTDNLWLGTDNLGRDLFSRLIWGTRTSLAVTALAALLAFVLGTGLGFLAGVCGGWVDQLISRINDVLMAIPTLIFALVVLALLPKNTPIIILVLGVLEATRVLRVARSLAVDIATQEFIEAARMRGESMRWILWREILPNAAITLVAEFAMRFIFILLFLSSLSFLGMGIQPPTADWGGLARDNKDGILFGVWAALVPGVAIALLALSLNVVADWILSRNERGWAGGKRG
- the nrdD gene encoding anaerobic ribonucleoside-triphosphate reductase; the protein is MKPVVIKRDGCQVPFDEVRIKEAVERAAQAAGIDDSDYCATVAAAVAQQMQDKRRVDIRDIQDAVENLLMSGKYKQLARTYIEYRHDRDIARERHGRLNQEIRGLVEQSNMALLNENANKDSKVIPTQRDLLAGIVAKHYAKQYILPRDVVLAHERGEIHYHDLDYSPFFPMFNCMLIDLGGMLTKGFKMGNAEIEPPKSISTATAVTAQIIAQVASHIYGGTTINRIDEILAPFVAASHKKHQAVAEEWNIPQAEEYARTRTVKECYDAFQSLEYEVNTLHTANGQTPFVTFGFGLGTSWESRLIQESILRNRIAGLGKNHKTAVFPKLVFAIRDGLNRKPGDPNYSIKQLALECASKRMYPDILNYDRVVEVTGSFKTPMGCRSFLGVYEEDGKQIHDGRNNLGVISLNLPRIALEANGDETRFWALLDQRLALAKKALMTRIARLENVKARVAPILYMEGACGVRLKADDSVAEIFKNGRASISLGYIGIHETINALFGNEVHVFDNETLREKAVAIVAHLKKATDRWKEETGYGFSLYSTPSENLCDRFCRLDTAEFGVVKGVTDKGYYTNSFHLDVEKKVNPYEKIDFEAPYPHLANGGFICYGEYPNLQHNLKALEDVWDYSYNHVPYYGTNTPIDECYECGFTGEFECTSKGFTCPKCGNHDSTRVSVTRRVCGYLGSPDARPFNAGKQEEVKRRIKHLGNGQLG